Proteins from a single region of Crassaminicella profunda:
- a CDS encoding methyl-accepting chemotaxis protein, with product MIQGNQNIFNNKVRNKLIIVLTIAIIIPLILLGYVSFEKSFSILQNKLSLTTQQSVTEINTSINNLLEGMEHQVVVLTDNSNFKTIHNEINNKMALELLKNTQINNSIYINVYFATKDGDLYTYPKVTLPKNYDPRNRHWYEIAISNKEKVSWIKPYVDSNTGQILITASKPVIDNGKVVGVIGIDIDLKKLSTSLSEKKLGKHGYLFVTDSEGIMIAHPNQDLIGTDEAIKQNFWEKVKSTEKGFLKYTYEKENKFLSFTTNKITGWKLIGSMEMDELLSDTDIIKHFVLLGILLSFILAIILAIFISNSISKPLKILREAFGMASIGDLTVQAEIKSNDEFGEIGKSFNKMIKNINNLIGEVKNSSSTVLASSNSLDRITKQIVAATDEVAKTIEEIAASANEQAKDTEKGSFEINSLADKIQIVSNTADHMKDLSNETNQLSHTGFETVKILMEKSKESNKSSIKVNETVLMVDKSIEAIGVITDTISHIAQQTNLLALNAAIESARAGENGKGFSVVAEEVKKLAEESLKAVDEIKTLIHEIQNKSKTAVDAIDEAKMIKTEQDVAIEKTKSIFNDVSHSIKTLIQRVSTINEYSMDMAHKKNDIVEIITHISAASEQTSAATQQVSASAEEQFASMEEVSTHAQELKNLSDQLEKSINHFKITKNHHK from the coding sequence GTGATTCAAGGAAATCAAAATATTTTTAACAACAAGGTAAGGAATAAGCTCATTATTGTATTAACCATTGCAATCATCATCCCATTAATCTTATTAGGCTATGTTTCATTTGAAAAATCTTTTAGTATTCTTCAAAATAAATTATCTCTTACAACACAACAATCGGTAACTGAAATAAATACATCTATCAATAACCTTTTAGAAGGCATGGAACATCAAGTTGTAGTTTTGACAGACAACTCAAATTTTAAGACAATCCATAATGAAATCAATAACAAAATGGCCTTAGAACTTTTAAAAAATACCCAAATAAATAATTCCATTTATATAAATGTTTATTTTGCTACCAAAGATGGAGATCTTTATACGTATCCAAAAGTAACATTACCTAAAAACTATGATCCAAGAAATAGACATTGGTATGAAATTGCTATAAGTAATAAAGAAAAGGTAAGCTGGATAAAACCCTATGTAGATTCAAATACAGGACAAATCCTCATCACTGCATCAAAACCTGTAATTGATAATGGAAAAGTCGTAGGTGTTATTGGAATAGATATTGACCTTAAAAAATTATCCACATCCCTCTCTGAAAAAAAACTAGGAAAACACGGATATTTATTTGTAACAGACTCAGAAGGCATTATGATTGCCCACCCAAATCAAGACTTAATAGGTACAGATGAAGCTATCAAACAAAATTTCTGGGAAAAAGTAAAATCTACTGAAAAAGGTTTTTTAAAGTATACCTATGAAAAAGAAAATAAATTCTTAAGCTTCACTACAAATAAAATAACCGGTTGGAAACTTATAGGTTCTATGGAAATGGATGAATTATTGTCAGATACAGATATTATTAAACACTTCGTCTTATTAGGAATCCTCCTTAGCTTTATATTAGCAATCATTCTAGCCATTTTTATTTCCAACAGCATCTCTAAACCTTTAAAGATTTTAAGAGAAGCCTTCGGAATGGCTTCAATAGGAGATTTGACTGTACAAGCTGAAATTAAATCAAATGATGAATTTGGAGAAATTGGAAAAAGCTTTAATAAGATGATTAAAAATATTAACAATTTAATTGGAGAAGTAAAAAATTCATCTTCTACAGTATTAGCCTCTTCCAATTCATTAGACCGAATAACCAAACAAATAGTTGCCGCAACAGATGAAGTGGCAAAAACAATAGAAGAAATAGCAGCAAGTGCCAATGAACAGGCGAAGGATACAGAAAAAGGATCTTTTGAGATAAATTCATTAGCAGATAAAATTCAAATCGTATCCAATACAGCAGATCATATGAAAGATTTATCTAATGAAACCAATCAACTAAGTCATACAGGATTTGAAACAGTAAAAATATTGATGGAAAAATCAAAAGAAAGTAATAAATCCTCAATAAAAGTAAATGAAACCGTTCTAATGGTAGATAAAAGTATAGAAGCAATCGGTGTCATTACAGATACAATTTCTCACATTGCCCAACAAACAAATTTACTTGCTTTAAATGCAGCAATAGAATCAGCAAGGGCTGGAGAAAATGGTAAAGGCTTTTCTGTGGTAGCAGAAGAAGTAAAAAAATTAGCAGAAGAATCATTAAAAGCAGTAGATGAAATTAAAACTTTGATTCATGAAATACAAAACAAATCTAAAACAGCTGTTGATGCCATAGATGAAGCAAAAATGATTAAGACTGAGCAAGATGTTGCTATAGAAAAGACAAAAAGCATATTCAATGATGTATCCCATTCAATAAAAACTTTAATTCAACGAGTTTCAACCATCAATGAATATAGTATGGATATGGCTCATAAAAAAAATGATATCGTTGAGATTATTACCCATATCTCCGCAGCATCAGAGCAAACATCAGCAGCAACACAACAAGTTTCAGCATCTGCTGAAGAACAATTTGCATCCATGGAAGAAGTATCTACCCATGCACAAGAATTAAAGAATCTCTCAGATCAACTCGAAAAATCCATCAATCATTTCAAAATCACTAAAAATCATCATAAATAA